Proteins from a genomic interval of Indicator indicator isolate 239-I01 chromosome 1, UM_Iind_1.1, whole genome shotgun sequence:
- the LOC128973096 gene encoding endogenous retrovirus group V member 2 Env polyprotein-like codes for MGNGEKGPKYELLPWDEKQEIKAYARCTDRNITRFPFGNRHFLKIFELPSCINTTKIGKFRELKRRLKQYYDFKKQSYLNQCKMAPGRWWLCGDGYARKSLPENWEGHCVGGQLIPQYTIHNEITTGIVRSPWRRVKRVLNPLIERPTGFHSFVRWLIPMIGVSELEKAIVNISASMEIALAATEDAIRAEQKEIESLHKITGQFKYALDILFAKEGGLCTIVNDSCCTYVNEEKKIEMDLHKIWEQSKVFHEVSRDDISYGFSNLWEKLTLWMPNIFWLKQLLVGIVMIIILIVLIVVLIKVIMCIGKSDVKSYERYKNDKLRHELETGNYFKKI; via the coding sequence ATGGGGAACGGAGAAAAGGGACCTAAATATGAACTTTTACCTTGGGAtgagaaacaagaaattaaagcatATGCAAGATGTACTGACAGAAATATTACCAGATTCCCATTTGGGAataggcattttttaaaaatctttgagtTACCAAGTTGCATAAATACTACTAAAATAGGAAAATTTAGAGAACTCAAGAGGAGGCTAAAACAGtattatgattttaaaaagcaatcataTTTGAATCAGTGTAAGATGGCTCCAGGTCGGTGGTGGCTGTGTGGAGATGGATATGCACGAAAGAGCTTGCCAGAGAACTGGGAAGGACATTGTGTAGGGGGACAATTGATCCCACAGTATACAATACATAATGAAATAACTACAGGGATTGTAAGAAGTCCCTGGAGAAGGGTAAAAAGAGTACTGAACCCACTAATAGAGAGACCGACGGGATTCCATAGTTTTGTCAGATGGCTGATTCCTATGATAGGAGTGAGTGAATTAGAAAAGGCTATAGTGAATATCTCAGCCAGTATGGAGATTGCCCTTGCAGCAACTGAGGATGCCATtcgtgcagagcagaaggaaatagaGAGTCTGCATAAAATTACAGGACAGTTTAAATACGCTCTGGATATTTTATTTGCCAAAGAAGGAGGACTATGCACAATAGTGAATGATAGTTGTTGCACATATGtaaatgaggaaaagaagatagAAATGGACTTGCATAAAATATGGGAACAAAGTAAGGTATTCcatgaagtgagcagggatgaTATATCATACGGATTTTCAAACCTCTGGGAGAAGTTAACCTTGTGGATGCCCAACATTTTCTGGCTTAAACAATTATTAGTAGGAATTGTAATGATTATCATATTAATAGTATTAATAGTAGTCTTGATTAAGGTAATTATGTGTATTGGAAAGAGTGATGTGAAATCATATGAGAGGTATAAAAATGATAAACTTAGGCATGAGTTGGaaactggaaattattttaagaaaatatag